CGCCGTCACGCCGTCCGGAAGCCTCCACTTGAAGCCGTGAAGCAGATTGGCAAGGGTCAAAGCCATCACCTTTAGCGCGAGGTTGATCCCGGGGCACATTCGCCGGCCAGAGCCGAACGGCAGCAGCTGGAAGTCATGGCCCCTCACGCCGATCTTGCTCTCGAAGAACCGCTCCGGCCGGAACTCCTCCGGCGCGTCCCACAGCGCAGGGTCGCGGCCGATTGCCCACACGTTGATGAACACGACCGTGCCAGCGAGCACGTCGTAGCCGTCCACGGATGTGTCCTCGCGGGCCACGTGGGGTGCCAGCATCGGCGCGGCAGGGTGCAGGCGCAGGGTCTCCTTGAGCACAGCCTCGATGTAGGGGAGGCGAGGGAGGTCGCTTTCTGTCACCAGTCGGTCCGGCCCTATGACGTGGTCCAGCTCTTCTGTGGCCTTGGCTAAGACCTTGGGGTTCTTGAGCAGCTCCGAGACAGCCCACTCCAGGGCCTTTGCACTAGTATCCGTGCCTCCAATGATTAGGTCCTGCACCAAAAAAGAACATATCGTATATATATTGTATATATGGTTGTACAAAACACAGCTTTATATTATAAACACCGTTAAAGTGAAAGTTTGAAATAGAAGATATAATAGAATAGAAATTGAGATATAAAAGCTGCTATACATAGCCTTAGCTAGTAGCTTGGCCACGGATGACGTAGCTCCTATGATCACGGAGCCAAAGGTAGGCTTAATTTGCAACCCATAAATTTCAGATATTTCACGAGAGTAAATGCAACAACCGTCCTCGAACTTGGTATGTGGTGTCATTTGGTCTCCGAACTTTTAAAACAAAAAAAGCGGGTACTGAAAGTTGGATGTTCATCCAAACCAAATATCGACGTGACGTGCCACGTTGGAGTTACTTGGGTCTCCAAAACTAACATATGATGTGTCACACGAGTTTCCGAACTTTCATTAGTATGCTCCAATATTGGCACGCTACGTCGGCATCCGGTTTAAGTAAACCCGGTTTGAGATGATTTTGCGCGAGCCAACTAAACTGGACCCACTTTTCTGCTGATTTCAGGGAACTAAATAACACATCGTGCCAAGTTTAATAAGTACTACTCTCTCTCCTAAATTAAAATTCATGTTAGTTAATTAATGGGTAGATACAATATTAATATGTATGTTGTATATGCGTGTCTAGGTTCATCTTCATTTAtttgaatataaacataaaatCAATAGCTAAAAAGACTGTAATATTTTGAAATTCAGAGGGAGTACTGCCGTATTTTACTCTACAAATAATTTATGTAAATAGAGTATGTGGAGTCACCTGTGTGATAGCCTTAACATTGTCCCTGTTGAGCTGGACTTCAAGACTAGTATCATCGGCCAGCTGCAGCAGCACGTCCAACATATCCTTTGCCACGAAGTTCCCTCCCTCGCGTAGCCGCCGCTCGTTGTGCACGTCCAGGAGTCGTTCCAGGAGTCGACCAAACCTCGCCTTCATTCTCTTCATCCTAGCAACGTAGCCCTGCAGGTCCAGCCAATCTAGCCATGGGATGTAATCACCAATGTTAAACACACCGTGAAGCACCAAGAACTCGTCCACCATCTCCCCGAACTCGGCAGGCGTCATCGCCGGCGCTGAGTCCCCCTCACcgtccgccgcctcctcctggacGTACTTCTTGCCCAGAACTATGCGCGAGATCACGCCGAGCGTCAACATCTGCAGGTAGTCCCTGAGCAGCACGGTGCGCCCAGCCGCTTGGCGCAGCTGTTGCAGCATCACGCGCACCTCCTCGTCGCGGATGTGCTCGAATGACTCGAGCCGCGTGGCGCTGAAGAGCTCGGTGGCGCAGATCCTACGTGCCTGGCGAACCTCGGAGAAGTCGTACGCGATGTACTTGCCGACTGCGAACCTCGGCCGGTCGGAGAACGCCGCGTCATTGGTCTTGAGGAAGAGCTTTGCCATCTCAACCGACGCGCCGACGACAACAGGCAACGACCCGAACCGGAGCTGCATGAGCGGACCGTACCGCTTGGAGAGCTCGTTCATGGAGCGGTGGGGGAGCTCGCCCACGAGGTTTAGGTTGCCGATGATCGGCCATGGCTTGGGGCCGGGCGGGGGGTTGTTGGCCCGGCGCCGGCCGCGCGCAAGGAAGGTCCTGTGGAAGAGCGCTGCGCAAAGGACAATGCCGAGGAACGCGGCCCATGTAGCTTGTTCCATCGAGTAGTAGAGTGACTGGTTTACCTGATCTGAGCAGGTCGGGGGGTTGTGAGTTTTAAAAAGTGGCAGGCTTGTACACTGTAGTCTGTACAGGGTCATTTGGCAGCAAGGAGAATACAGGGAGATCAATTGAGGGATTAGAGATGATTATAAATCCAACccctatttaaaattgaatataGAAGGGGCCTGAAGGGGCAATAATTCCCTTACTATTTAATTATAGTAAGAAAATTGTAACACTTCTATTTTCCTTATTTCCAAATATGTCCATAGTGACTTGTTATCACTTGTTAGACCGAGTCCAACCGTCAGCCGACATGTTACGTGACCTGAGAGCCGCTGGATAGTGATCCATCCCACTCCCGAAAACAGTCTTTTTGACAAGTGCAATATATCAGGTACTCGGCAAAATAGTATTTGCTTTGCCGAGTACCAAGTGGCACTTAGCAAAGatgataaaaagtactcggcaaaaaaGTTGTTGCTTGACAAAAAATCGTTGTTGATGTACAGTTTATCGAGACTTTCTTACCGagagtaacactcggcaaagaattcacCGAGTATTTTTCAGGTTTTGCAGAATACCTGAAGCACGATAGTCTCGCTCCAACATCGATTAGTCAGTGGGCTTGTGGATACCGATCTTGTTGGGGGTGAGATCAATCAAAACTAACCGATCAATACTAACTGATTGATACCGAATGAAATATGAATGATTAAGTGggtatctgtcacacccgggttttagagaCCCGAGTACGAACATAATcatcaggtgtgctaggaccaagtctcaaacatatgatgaatcatgatacataaacgaatgttacaactttaccatataataggagttctatacaaaataaatatataattatATCGTAAGgaaacaacgatccagcaacctaaaattgactgggagacgacggtctagacctctcacgaactcatcgcagcatcgttCATGTGGCTCATCCTGCGGTacgtgttcttgacctgtgggggtgtgagacagcaagagtgagctcacatacgttcatcgctcaacaagttcatCAAAATATATTTAAATTAACTGTGTAAACCAAGCTATTTGTGAAACTGAAACTGAAAAAACTCCCAAAGCTATTTTGAACTGAAAGAACTCTACTAataaaagagagttgttccaaacgAAAACGAGGGATTGTACCAAGTCAAGCCCAGCTCCATCTTGTTTTAAGACCTGGCATGTCGACGTCGATTGGAACACTGTGGGCAACAGTAGAGCCATTAATACTGTAGGGACCCCTACAGTGAATTGATCAAAAATAGTAGAGCGATTAAAATACGTAGCACGTGGTCTTGCACGTGGATGTAGACCTGATTTGGACTAATGATCAACATGAAGGATATAGATTGTTGGTTGCATTGGGCCTCCATGACCTAAAATGCAAGTAACCAACTAAAACCATTCAATCAGAAATATATACTTGTACGTTATGTCGGCTAGTAGGTGAGTTAACGTGAGTTTGGAGGCAACCACCGTTGAAAACTGATGTTTTATACCATAGCTGAAAAAAAATACTACGATACGAAGCGAGCCAGCTCGTCAGAGCAATACAGCAAGCCACTACCTTTTAATAAAGCTCACAACCATCCGACCTACTAAGCTCTAAACTCAGCTACTCAGGTCAGGTCTGAGATAAACCAGTCACTCTACTACTCGATGGAACCAGCAACATGGGCTGTGTTCCTCGGCATTGCCCTCTGCGCAGCGGCAGCGCTCTTCCTTTCGCGCGGCCGGCGCCCGGTCTACAACCCCCCGCCGGGCCCCAAGCCATGGCCGATCATCGGCAACCTTAACCTCATGGGCGAGCTGCCCCACCGCTCCATGAACGAGCTGTCCAAGCGGTACGGTCCGCTCATGCAGCTCCGGTTCGGGTCGTTGCCTGTTCTCGTCGGCGCGTCGGTTGAGATGGCAAAGCTCTTCCTCAAGACCAACGACGCGGCGTTCTCCGACCGGCCGAGGTTCGCAATCGGCAAGTACACCGCGTACGACTTCTCCGACCTTCTATGGGCTCCTTCCGGGCCGTACCTGCGCCAGGCACGCAGGATCTGCGCCACCGAGCTCTTCAGCGCCACGCGGCTCGAGTCCTTCGAGCACATCCGCGACGAGGAGGTGCGCGTGATGCTGCGACAGCTGCGCCAAGCGGCTGGGCGCACCGTGCGGCTCAGGGACTACCTGCAGATGTTGGCGCTCGGCGTGATCTCGCGCATAGTTCTGGGCAATAAGTACGTCATGGAGGAGGTGGCGGACGGTGAGGGGGACTCAGCGCCGGCGATAACGCCTGCCGAGTTCAGGGAGATGGTGGACGAGTTCTTCGCGCTTCACGGTGCGTTTAACATTGGTGATTACATCCCTTGGCTAGATTGGCTGGACCTGCAGGGCTACGTTGCTAGGATGAAGAGAATGAAGGCGAGGTTTGGTCGATTCCTGGAACGAGTCTTGGACGTGCACAACGAGCGGCGACTACGCGAGGGAGGGAACTTTGTGGCAAAGGATATGTTGGACGTGCTGCTGCAGCTGGCCGATGACACTAGtcttgaagtccagctcagcaggGACAATGTTAAGGCTATCACACAGGTGACTACACATCCTCCAACACGATTATACCTAAATTATTTCTAGAGTaaaatattgtcggcgtttcgagaccggagggtccctaagccgacgagtgaatgtcgccgcgtgccccagcccagatgggtcgacgcgaggccgagcgcgaagggggaagtgaggtggccggagatgggcgtgagagaggtggaaatcccgcggccttcgtgttcgtcccacgcccaggtcgggtgcgcttgcagtagggggttacaagcgtccacgcgggagagggaagcgagcggccccaagagagcgcctgtcccgtcctcgtccccgcgcggccaaccctctctaagagggccctggtccttccttttataggcgtaaggagaggatccaggtgtacaatgggggtgtagcagagtgctacgtgtctagcgggggagagctagcgccctaagtacatgccgatgtggcagccggagagattttggcacccagctggtgtgatgtcgtggtcgtcggaggagcgacggagcctggcggagggacagctgtcggagcggttgagtccttgctgacgtcctcctgcttccgtaagagagctgagagtcgccgtcgtcacagagcatgcggggcgccatcattgcctatctggcggagctagccagatgggacaccggtcttgttctctgcggctcaagtcagctcggggtagggtgatgatggcgcttcctgttgacgtggctggcctgcgccctaggttgggcgacgtggaggctcctccgaagccgaggtcgagtctgtcttccatggccgaggccgagcccgagcccctgggtcgggcgaggcggaggtcgttcggcagaggccagggcggagtccgagccctggggtcgggcgaagcggagttcgtcgtcttccggggctgagcccgagtccgagcccggggtcgggcggagcggagttcgtcgtcttctgggacttagctcgagtccgagcccggggtcgggcggagcggagttcgtcgtcttctgggacttagcccgagtccgagccctgggtcgggcggagcggagttcgccgtcttccggaacctagcccgagtccgagccctgggtcgggcggagcggagttcgccgtcttccgggacttagcccgagtccgagccctgggtcgggcggagcggagttcgccgtcttccgggacctagcccgagtccgagccctgggtcgggcggagcggagttcgccgtcttccgggacttagcccgagtccgagccctgggtcgggcggagcggagcttcctatggtgcctttggcagggcctgactgcccgtcagtctcactctgtcaagtgacactgcagtcggagtggcgcaggcggcgctgtccttttgtcaggccggtcagtggagcggcgaagtgacggcggtcacttcggctctgccggggggcgtgcgtcaggataaaggtgtcaggccacctttgcgttaaatgctcctgcgattcggtcggtcggtgcggcgatttagtcagggttgcttcttagcgaaggcagggcctcgggcgagccggagatgtgtccgccgttggaggggggcctcgggcgagacggaaatcccccggggtcggctgcccttgtccgaggctaggctcgggcgaggcatgatcgagtcgctcgaatgaactgatccctgacttaatcgcacccatcaggcctttgcagcttcatgctgatgggggttaccatctgagaattaggagtcttgagggtacccctaattatgatccCCGACAAATATGTTAGCTTGAACATGGCATGTTGTGTCATCTAGGTACTCAAACTTAATTAGTAGGAAAGTGGGTTCTATAACTTGGTCAGCGGGCCACGCAAAACTGTCAAAAACCGGGTTTGATTAAACCGGATATCGACGTAGCATGCCACGTTGGCTTTTGAAAGTTCGGGGACTCAGGTGACACAACTGACAACACACCCAATTTGGCGACCAAGTGACTCCAACGTGGTACGCCATGTCGGCATCTGGTTCGAAAAAAACTAGTTTTAGATGGTTTTGAATGG
This portion of the Zea mays cultivar B73 chromosome 2, Zm-B73-REFERENCE-NAM-5.0, whole genome shotgun sequence genome encodes:
- the LOC100273153 gene encoding Trimethyltridecatetraene synthase, with translation MEQATWAAFLGIVLCAALFHRTFLARGRRRANNPPPGPKPWPIIGNLNLVGELPHRSMNELSKRYGPLMQLRFGSLPVVVGASVEMAKLFLKTNDAAFSDRPRFAVGKYIAYDFSEVRQARRICATELFSATRLESFEHIRDEEVRVMLQQLRQAAGRTVLLRDYLQMLTLGVISRIVLGKKYVQEEAADGEGDSAPAMTPAEFGEMVDEFLVLHGVFNIGDYIPWLDWLDLQGYVARMKRMKARFGRLLERLLDVHNERRLREGGNFVAKDMLDVLLQLADDTSLEVQLNRDNVKAITQDLIIGGTDTSAKALEWAVSELLKNPKVLAKATEELDHVIGPDRLVTESDLPRLPYIEAVLKETLRLHPAAPMLAPHVAREDTSVDGYDVLAGTVVFINVWAIGRDPALWDAPEEFRPERFFESKIGVRGHDFQLLPFGSGRRMCPGINLALKVMALTLANLLHGFKWRLPDGVTAEELSMEEAFQLTVPRKFPLEAVVEPRLPDRLYTGA
- the LOC100284686 gene encoding Trimethyltridecatetraene synthase, whose amino-acid sequence is MEPATWAVFLGIALCAAAALFLSRGRRPVYNPPPGPKPWPIIGNLNLMGELPHRSMNELSKRYGPLMQLRFGSLPVLVGASVEMAKLFLKTNDAAFSDRPRFAIGKYTAYDFSDLLWAPSGPYLRQARRICATELFSATRLESFEHIRDEEVRVMLRQLRQAAGRTVRLRDYLQMLALGVISRIVLGNKYVMEEVADGEGDSAPAITPAEFREMVDEFFALHGAFNIGDYIPWLDWLDLQGYVARMKRMKARFGRFLERVLDVHNERRLREGGNFVAKDMLDVLLQLADDTSLEVQLSRDNVKAITQDLIIAGTDSNANTLEWAVSELLKNPKILAKAMEELNHVIGPDRLVTESDLPRLPYIEAVLKETMRVHPAAPMLAPHVAREDTSVDGYDVLAGTVLFINVWAIGRDPGLWDAPEEFRPERFVESKIDVRGHDFQLLPFGSGRRMCPGINLALKVMALSLANLLHGFEWRLPDGVTAEELSMDEAFKLAVPRKFPLMVVAEPRLPARLYTGA